One part of the Quercus lobata isolate SW786 chromosome 7, ValleyOak3.0 Primary Assembly, whole genome shotgun sequence genome encodes these proteins:
- the LOC115952117 gene encoding succinate dehydrogenase subunit 7B, mitochondrial-like has translation MAFLLNKTSIASHFRSHSSLLDSLLSSFRSSNFSLSLSLEHSGRALSHSSRLPHRTQSLQLLAEDPALKRFKSHKKSVNAVKRMGDVLTLVVVAVMKPMVSLKHFIGFLPSLSRIWLA, from the exons ATGGCGTTCTTGCTTAACAAAACCTCCATCGCTTCGCATTTCCGATCTCACTCCTCTCTTCTCGATTCTCTTTTGTCGTCGTTTCGATCctctaatttctctctctctctctctctagaacaCAGTGGACGCGCTCTCTCACACTCGTCGCGCTTACCACATCGAACTCAGT CTTTGCAGCTCTTGGCAGAGGACCCGGCTTTGAAGCGATTCAAATCCCATAAGAAGAGTGTGAACGCAGTTAAAAGAATGGGAGATGTTCTCACTCTTGTTGTCGTCGCAG TGATGAAGCCCATGGTGTCTTTGAAGCATTTCATAGGCTTCTTGCCTTCCTTGTCTCGTATCTGGCTGGCTTAA
- the LOC115952187 gene encoding uncharacterized protein LOC115952187, protein MSKLGYLGTALRSNFSAKASHGIPASWLLRESPRRFSTEAEQPPQNSPIDPFLQNATDTGPVYGKIFGITKHTLKTDIINMLKGCNLTMDDVKVNYNWSFMPIGVMVQFPFRNAYDQAFRMIGRKGRLYKLERGDRSQWDLLMPYNGKTVLLQGLPRNALPEDVERFLTGCVYEASSIEMFMRGAFPDAIRMATVNFPSKNEAMNAFIKKNRGFCLNNQISVRVLQ, encoded by the exons ATGTCAAAGCTGGGTTATCTCGGAACCGCATTGAGATCCAACTTTTCGGCTAAGGCGAGCCATGGCATCCCTGCCTCGTGGCTTCTTCGCGAATCGCCAAGAAGGTTCTCGACCGAGGCGGAGCAGCCGCCTCAGAATTCACCGATTGATCCATTTCTTCAAAACGCCACAGACACAG GTCCGGTCTATGGGAAGATATTTGGAATTACAAAGCATACACTGAAGACAGACATTATCAACATGCTTAAAGGGTGCAATTTGACCATGGATGATGTGAAAGTTAACTACAACTGGAGCTTTATGCCAATTGGAGT GATGGTGCAATTTCCTTTTCGTAATGCCTATGATCAAGCTTTTAGGATGATTGGAAGGAAGGGTCGATTGTACAAATTGGAGAGG GGTGATCGTTCGCAGTGGGACCTTCTTATGCCCTATAATGGAAAAACT GTTTTACTGCAAGGGCTACCTCGAAATGCTCTTCCAGAAGATGTGGAACGCTTCCTGACCGGTTGTGTATATGAAGCATCCTCAATTGAGATGTTTATGAG AGGTGCATTCCCTGATGCCATTAGAATGGCAACAGTAAACTTTCCTTCAAAGAATGAAGCAATGAATGCATTCATCAAAAAGAACAGAGGCTTCTGTCTTAATAATCAAATCTCTGTGCGCGTCCTCCAGTAA